The Labilibaculum sp. sequence AAGTAAAGAAGTATCGGTATCGCTGCCCATATTTCTGAAAATCTCGGATGCATAATACAACACCACGTTGATACCTACAAATTGCTGGAATACAGACAATAATATTCCAATTACTATAATTAATCCTCCAAAAGTTAACCATGGAGCGTTATTTTCTTTTAATGACTCTTTAATATCCAATAAGAGACCCGGAGCTTTTTCCGAACCAACAATCTTATTTAAAAGAGTTTTTGCTTCCTCTTCTCTCGATTTCATAATTAAATACCGGGGAGTTTCAGGAACAAAATACAGCAATACCAAAAAGATAATTGCAGGAATGGTTTCAGATGCAAACATGTATCTCCATCCTATCTCATTTAACCAGCCATCATCACCACTTGAAGCAATAATGTAATTCACAAAATAAACCACCAACATACCAAAAATGATTGCAAACTGATTCCAGGAAACCAATTTACCACGAATGTTTGCAGGTGCAATTTCAGCAATATACATAGGAGAAAGCATTGAAGCTATTCCTACACCCATACCACCAATAATACGATAAAAGATAAATGAAGTAATGGTTCCCGCACCGAAAACATTCATAATTTCTGGCATAGCCGAACCAATTGCCGAAATAATAAATAAAACTGCGGAAAGAATTAAACCTCTTTTTCTACCAATATTCTGACTAACATATCCACCAATAGAACCTCCAATAATACAACCTATAATAGCACTGGAAATTGTAAAACCATTAATTGAATTCAAGGTGTTTTCAGAAATTTCTTTTACAGAAACCCAAAATTGAGTGTACCAAATTATAATTCCTGCAACAATTACAATTCCACTGTATATCATCCCCTTTTTCTTTCCATACATGCGAAACATGAAACTGGAAACCAGTAAAGAAACAACTACAAAACATAAAGAAATGATAATCTTATATTCTCCAATAACCTGCAATGCAAGAACATGATCAGATTCTAACGGAGTAACAAAAAATACTTTTAGTGCTTCAATAGCACCATTGATTACGGCAGTATCGTATCCAAATAACAATCCCCCTAGCGTAGCCACTAAAGTGATAGTTAAAATAAATGAATTACTTCCCTGAGCTTGGGCTTGAGACATGGATTTTAAATTAGAATAAACTCCTGCAAATTAGATTGCAGGAGTTTATAGGATTTATTAAATATACCAGTTAATTAACTGTTCCAACATTTCTTGTTTTCCGCTTAGTTGTTTTGGTTCCCCAACTTCTTTAGCAATCTTTCTAAGATCTTCTAAAGAAAGATCTCCATTAGCAAACGCTTTTCCATTTCCTGATTCGAAAGAAGAGTAACGATCTTTTTTCATTTGTAAGAAAGGAGAATCTGTTCTGATTTTATCAGCAATCACCAAAGCACGTGCAAAAACATCCATTCCACCAATGTGCGAAATAAAAATATCTTCTAAGTCTGTTGAATTACGTCTGGTTTTTGCATCAAAATTGATACCTCCGTGAGTAAATCCGCCATTCTCAAGAATTGGCAGCATAGCTGCAACAGTTTCATAAATACTTGTTGGAAATTCATCAGTATCCCATCCGTTTTGGTAATCACCTTTGTTTGCATCGATACTTCCCAACATGTTGTTATCAACCGCAGTTTGTAATTCATGCTCGAAAGTATGACCAGCCAAAGTAGCATGATTCACTTCGATATTCATTTTGAAATCATCAGCCAAACCATATTTGTTTAAGAAACCCATTACAGTTGCAGTATCGAAATCGTACTGGTGTTTCATTGGCTCCATTGGTTTAGGCTCAATAAGGAAAGTTCCTTCGAAACCATTCTTACGACCATAATCACGGGCCATAGTCAGGAATCTTGCCATATGATCCAATTCCTGTTTCATATCGGTATTGAAAAGAGACATATAACCTTCACGACCTCCCCAGAATACATAACCTGTACCACCCAAAGCTATTGTAGCATCCAATGCATTTTTAACCTGAGTACCCGCATTAGCGATTACATTAAAATCAGGATTGGTAGAAGCTCCATTCATGTAACGGGCATTCGAAAATACATTCGCTGTTCCCCACAACAATTTAACTCCTGAGTCAGCTTGCTTTTGTTTTGCATAGTCAACCATAGTAGTCATTCTCTTCTCAATCTCGAAAACAGTACCATCACCAACAACATCAGTATCGTGGAAACAATAGAATGGCACTCCTAATTTTGTAATAAATTCAAAAGCAGCATCCATTTTCGATTTAGCAGCACTAATTGCATCAGCTTCATTTCCCCAAGGAAATTTTTGAGTTCCCGGTCCGAATGGATCTCCGCCATCGCCGCAGAAAGTATGCCAGTAAGCCACTGCAAAACGCAAGTGATCTTTCATTGTTTTGCCTCCAACAACGCGGTTCTCATCGTACCACTTATATGCCATAGGATTTTTAGATTCTGGTCCTTCGTAAGCAATCTTACCAATTCCAGGAAAATACTCTTTGTCTCCTTTTAGAATAGTCATGATGTTTTTCTTATTAAATTATCAATCTGTTTATTAGCTATCTTTTACTATAAATTCTTTTGCAATTCTTTGTTCCAGCGATTATATGCCTTCAACATTTCTTCACGAAGGTTTTCGTCAGGCTTGATAGTACTGATTTTTTCCAATCCTGCAAATGCTTCTTCCAGCGAAGAATAAATGCCCGCACCAAATCCGGCTCCTCTTGCGGCTCCCAACGAACCATCAGTATCATACAATTCAATGGTTGCACCCGATACGGTCGCTAAAGTTTCCCGAAACAAGGGACTTAAAAACATGTTTGCATGTCCGGCACGAATTACATTTGGCTGTACGCCGATTTCCTTCATTACTTCCATTCCATAATAGAATGAAAATGCAATTCCTTCCTGCGCAGCTCTGTAAATGTGAGCATCGGTATGTCGGTTCAAGTTCAGATTCAAAATTTGAGCACCTATTTCAAGATTCTTCAAAACACGCTCCGCACCGTTACCAAACGGCAGAATTGTTATGCCATCCGATCCAACAGGAATTTCCATGGCCTTTTCGTTCATTTCAGCATAGGACAATCCTTTCGCCACATTATGATTTAACCATGAATTCATAATTCCGGTTCCATTAATGCACAGCAAAATTCCAAGACGATTGTTTTCTTTGGTATGGTTTACATGAGCAAATGAATTTACTCTTGAATAAGGATCAAACTTCACCTCGTCGCTAACACCATAAACCACACCCGAAGTTCCTGCTGTAGTTGCTACTTCTCCTGGTTTTAACACATTCAGGGACAATGCATTATTTGGCTGATCACCTGCACGATAAGAAACTACCGCACTGCTTGAAAAACCTAATTCCTTAGCAATTTTAGGAAGCACTTGTCCCTGATTTGAGAAAGTATCAACAATTTTTGGCAATACATCTGCCGATAGATCATAGGCCTTCAGCACATCCTCCGAAACTGAATTATTTTTAAAATCCCAGAAGATTCCTTCTGACAAACCTGAAACAGTGGTGCAGGTTTCTCCGGTTAACTGCATGGCAATAAAATCTCCGGGCAACATTATTTTGTAAATTTTCGCAAATATTTCAGGCTCATTCTCTTTTACCCAAGCCAATTTACTAGCTGTGAAGTTTCCAGGAGAATTTAGTAAATGCGAAAGACATTTGTCTTTTCCAATACTTGCAAAAGCTTTATCGCCGATTTCAACGGCTCTGCTATCACACCAAATAATGGAAGAACGAACTGGCTTCAAATCTTTATCAACACAAACCAAACCATGCATCTGATAAGAAATACCAATGGCTTTAACCATTTCTTTATCCACATTAGCAGTCTGCATTACACTTTTAATGGCCAGCTTTAAATTACTCCACCACATTATAGGATCTTGCTCGGCCCAACCTATTTCATGTGCCGTAATTTGCATTTCCTTTTTTGGGAAAAAATCAGCAGCCAAACATTTGCTGCTCTCAGCATCCAATAAAGATGCTTTAACTGATGAACTTCCTATATCTAAACCTAATAAATACATTTTCTATTCTTTAAATCCATTCTGCCCTGTTCTGTTCTGATGCAAATTTAGAAATGTTTTTTAAATAAAAAAACATCTTTCAAAAAACTATAAAGATTTTCTCATTACGAGCTGAGTAGGAACACAATAATAAACTCTTTCGGAGGTAGTTACAAACTCTGCAACTTTCCTGCCCATCAAATTAAAATCTGTTGATATTACAGTAATTCCTTTGTCGATATACTTTTTCATTGGTGTTTCATTAAAGGAAATAAGCCCAATATCCCGGCCAAATTCAAGATTTTTGTCTCGGGCTTTATCCAGGATTTTAACCATTGCCCGATCGCTTACAGAAAGATATGCAGCACCTTTTTTCACTTCAATGGAATCTGCATCGGTATAAATGGAATGTTTTATCTTGTTTTGTTTACAAAAACGTAGAAAAAACTCAACGGTGTCGTAGGGATGATAAGTATAATCCGGGTAAATCATACAGAACTCTTTGTATTTCCTGATCTCCCCCAAACCAGATTGCAGGGAAGCAAGAACAGACTCCCCAAAATCCTGAAAGATCTGAGAATGTTGGTCATCCGCATTAATATTCCAGTCAATTATCATTACATTTTTTGGATCCAACTGCTTTAAACAAGCTGCCACTTTGGGATGATCAAAATTCATGATAATGTATTTGCTGTACTTACCTACACTCTCACGAATTTGAGACTGAAACACATCAATATTGTAATGATGAAAATGAAGATCCACAATTACATTATCTGCTAATTTTTTTCTAAAACTATCGTATAAAACCTCCTTGTAAGCTTTGA is a genomic window containing:
- a CDS encoding GntR family transcriptional regulator, which translates into the protein MKAFQFTPDSNSPIPKFQQLIQAFQDAISQKIFVPGDVLPSVNEMCRECSLSRDTVFKAYLELKKRNVIESVPNKGYFVSGEITRVFLFLDTFKAYKEVLYDSFRKKLADNVIVDLHFHHYNIDVFQSQIRESVGKYSKYIIMNFDHPKVAACLKQLDPKNVMIIDWNINADDQHSQIFQDFGESVLASLQSGLGEIRKYKEFCMIYPDYTYHPYDTVEFFLRFCKQNKIKHSIYTDADSIEVKKGAAYLSVSDRAMVKILDKARDKNLEFGRDIGLISFNETPMKKYIDKGITVISTDFNLMGRKVAEFVTTSERVYYCVPTQLVMRKSL
- the xylA gene encoding xylose isomerase, which gives rise to MTILKGDKEYFPGIGKIAYEGPESKNPMAYKWYDENRVVGGKTMKDHLRFAVAYWHTFCGDGGDPFGPGTQKFPWGNEADAISAAKSKMDAAFEFITKLGVPFYCFHDTDVVGDGTVFEIEKRMTTMVDYAKQKQADSGVKLLWGTANVFSNARYMNGASTNPDFNVIANAGTQVKNALDATIALGGTGYVFWGGREGYMSLFNTDMKQELDHMARFLTMARDYGRKNGFEGTFLIEPKPMEPMKHQYDFDTATVMGFLNKYGLADDFKMNIEVNHATLAGHTFEHELQTAVDNNMLGSIDANKGDYQNGWDTDEFPTSIYETVAAMLPILENGGFTHGGINFDAKTRRNSTDLEDIFISHIGGMDVFARALVIADKIRTDSPFLQMKKDRYSSFESGNGKAFANGDLSLEDLRKIAKEVGEPKQLSGKQEMLEQLINWYI
- a CDS encoding FGGY family carbohydrate kinase, translated to MYLLGLDIGSSSVKASLLDAESSKCLAADFFPKKEMQITAHEIGWAEQDPIMWWSNLKLAIKSVMQTANVDKEMVKAIGISYQMHGLVCVDKDLKPVRSSIIWCDSRAVEIGDKAFASIGKDKCLSHLLNSPGNFTASKLAWVKENEPEIFAKIYKIMLPGDFIAMQLTGETCTTVSGLSEGIFWDFKNNSVSEDVLKAYDLSADVLPKIVDTFSNQGQVLPKIAKELGFSSSAVVSYRAGDQPNNALSLNVLKPGEVATTAGTSGVVYGVSDEVKFDPYSRVNSFAHVNHTKENNRLGILLCINGTGIMNSWLNHNVAKGLSYAEMNEKAMEIPVGSDGITILPFGNGAERVLKNLEIGAQILNLNLNRHTDAHIYRAAQEGIAFSFYYGMEVMKEIGVQPNVIRAGHANMFLSPLFRETLATVSGATIELYDTDGSLGAARGAGFGAGIYSSLEEAFAGLEKISTIKPDENLREEMLKAYNRWNKELQKNL
- the xylE gene encoding D-xylose transporter XylE, translated to MSQAQAQGSNSFILTITLVATLGGLLFGYDTAVINGAIEALKVFFVTPLESDHVLALQVIGEYKIIISLCFVVVSLLVSSFMFRMYGKKKGMIYSGIVIVAGIIIWYTQFWVSVKEISENTLNSINGFTISSAIIGCIIGGSIGGYVSQNIGRKRGLILSAVLFIISAIGSAMPEIMNVFGAGTITSFIFYRIIGGMGVGIASMLSPMYIAEIAPANIRGKLVSWNQFAIIFGMLVVYFVNYIIASSGDDGWLNEIGWRYMFASETIPAIIFLVLLYFVPETPRYLIMKSREEEAKTLLNKIVGSEKAPGLLLDIKESLKENNAPWLTFGGLIIVIGILLSVFQQFVGINVVLYYASEIFRNMGSDTDTSLLQTILVGAINLIFTVLAIYTVDRFGRKPLMMIGGIGMGICMFALGFAFYFNQLGLVALFAMLGYVAFFAMSWGPVTWVLLSEIFPNSIRSAMSMAVAAQWIANMIVSWTFPMMNDNSWLTNQFNHGFTYWLYGAMGLLSALFVWKVVPETKGKTLEEMGRLWKK